GTAATACTGTTGAACAGTATTTAACTGTTGATTTGCATGCGTGAATGATTCAATGAAATTATCCAAATGTTCTTTATTTGTTTCTAAATCTGCCCAATTTGTTGGATCAGGAAGTACTTCTTCCATCCATTCAACGGCCTCTTTAAATTTATGAACAGCAACCTCATAATGTTCAACAATTGCTAGACTACTCGTTCCACCAGAACCATACAGTGTAAGTGCACTATTGACTTGCTCTTCTGTTATAGCAGGATATTTGTAATTAATTATCGTTCCAAACTCTTTCATAGGACCTTGTACTCGATTGGTTCTTGAATAAGCTTGAATTAAACCTTGAAGCTCTAGTGATCGATCTACATATAAAGTATTCACATACCTTGAATCATAGCCTGTTAGTAATTGATCTGCTACAATAATTAAATCAATATTTCGCGGATTGCGACCACTACCTCCACGAGTCGATCGGACCACTAAATCTTTGAAATAACTATCGCCATCTTCTACGCGAAACTCAATACCGGTAAATTTACCATAGTCTTTAAACATTTCACTGATCACATCAGGTGAAATACCGTCAGGGTCATTTTCATTTCCAAAGCTAAAAGTCATCGCAACATTTAAATCGTAGCCCATCTTAGCTAATGCTTTTTTAAATTCATTATGGTAAGCAATAACTCGATCCTTATAAGCAACAGTCAAAATGGCATTAAAGAATTTTTCTTGCGATTGGGATTCCCAATTAGAAAGAATTTCTTCCACTACTCGCGGAATATGTGTTTCATCATGGTAAGATAATAATTGTTCTTTTATAGCCATTTGCTCAATTTCTGCATTTGATTTGCTAAGTAACTCTCGCTCAATTGCTCTTTCTCCAAGTTCGGGTTTATTATTTAAAATTTTATCCGCTAAATCTTCTCTTAAACTAGAATAATCTTCGAACTCTCCTGTATTAATGTAATCCACATGAAAACCTAAAACATTCCCATCCCGAATGGCTTGGTCAATCGTATAACTATGCAATTCTGGACCGAAAAGTTTTTCAGTAGTGTCAATGACCTCACTATGTACATTAATCATTCCAGTTGATTTATTCTCATCAAATAATGGCGTTCCAGTGAAACCATAGAAAAGTCCATTTTTCTTAAAGTAACTCTTAATATTCACCATCATTTTACCCATGGTGGTTCGATGTGCCTCATCAATGATAAATACAATCTTTTTATCGGCTAGACTATAATTCTCATTCTCTTTTAAATCTTTCACTAAAGAATCCAGTTTAAAAGTTGTCGTCACAATAATTCCACGTTGTTTAGAAAGCAATTTCTTTCTTAGATGATATGTATGCGTAGTGTCATCAACCGTTACAGATTCATAAGCAGCATACGCTTTAAAGTTTGCACTTGTAGCTGCATCTAGTGAACGACGGTCGACTAAGAAAACTACTTTATCAAAGCCACCACGAGTAGATAAGAATAAAGCTGTTTTAAAACTTGTAATCGTTTTTCCGGAACCTGTTGTATGCCAAACATATCCTCCATGGCGAATTCCGTCTTCACCCCATCCTAAGGCAGCGCGTTCAACTGCTTGTAAAGCATATACTTGATAGGGACGCATTATCATGTGTCTACGATTCTCTTCATCTTCTGCTTCATCAATAATTAAATAATCTCCAACTAACTGATGAGCCATTGGAATCATTAAAAAGCGTTCAATCACTTTCTGCCAATCATTGATTGGATTATTGTCAGCATCTGCCCACTGAAAAACAAAACTTTTATTAAAGTCATTAATTGATTTTGGAGTCGCAAAGTATCGTGTGGCTACCTCAGACATAATAACCATCATTTGAGAAAACGCCATGAAATTATTGACAAATTCTCCATCTCGATAGTAGCGTTTAAATTGTCCAAAAGCTTCATCTAAAGATTTATCTGTTCGCTTTTGTTCAATGTTAATTAACGGTAAACCATTAATTAACAAGACAACGTCAAAGCGATTCCCGTTCTCACTTTCCACTTCGCGAGCAATTTGGTAGCTTGAGTCACCCCCGCGGACTTGAGACTTTTTAAAAATCGTTAACGTAATTTGTTGGCGAGTAATACCTGGATGATCATCTCTGTAAATTCCATCAATTTTTCCAGTTGAGCCTTCCATCGCTAAGAGTTTGGCTGCTTCAAAACTATTATCAATTTGTTTTACCTTTGCCAGTACTTGTTCAAACTCAGCATCACTTAAAGGAACTCCTTCTAATTGATCGGCATTCATTCGATTCAGTTCATGACGCCAATTTTCAATTAAATGATTGACCGTTACACGTTGTTTATTTCCATCTAAATGATCCGGTGCTCTCCATTTATATTTTTCTAATTCACGAATAAAGCGATCTTGAAAAACTTGTTCAGATGACGTTTTTTGTTGCATACAATTTCCTCCTTTCTAAACAAACATATCATTTAAGTAAGCTTGTTTTAACTTCTCTAACTTAGTTAGTTTCTCTTCTTCGATGTAGATTTGATTGTCTAAGTTTTTAAAAAAACTACCAATTTTTTCTTGTTCATCAATATCTATCGGTATTGGTATGATTAAATTTCTGACTTTTTCAGCATTTAAATTAGCTTGTGTTCCAGTTGATATTATTCTATCCCACATATTTTCTTCTTCCATTTTCACTAAATATTGAAATATATAATCCCTTGTTGGTTGAGTTTTTATAACCATGTTATAAAAAGCTTGTGATGTCGCACTTTTTATTTTTAATATTGCTACTTTCCCAACTGATGCATACATAGCCAACGAAATGGATTCTTTTGGTACAATCCAAGCTGCTGAATTATTTAGCCCATTAACAGTAATTGTTTTTTCTGTATTAAATATATATCCATTTGAATTTGTAATATCAGAAATACCTAAAAATGGAATATCTCCACCATAATAATCTTCTCTTGTTGTTCTTGGAGTTCCACCAGATCCACTTTGATTAAGTACTTGTTCTAATCTTATTTTTCTCCAAACTCCTTGAAATCCTTCAAACCGTCTTTTCGGATATTTTTCTCCTTCTTTTGGAAACATCTCCGAAAGATAAGCAGCTTTGATATTTTTTACTTTGTTTACTTTCGATTGTTGCAATTGAATCATTTTATCGATTTTTTCAAAGAAACTTCCTATTTTTTGTTGTTCTTTTAATTCAGGAATTAGTAGCATCATTTTTTCCAATTGTTTCCCTGAAACTTCAACAAATGTTGATCCAGCTCCAACTATTTCAGCATAGTTTTTTATTTCTTCACTTCTGGAATATATAAAATATGAATTCAATATATTCTTCTTAGGGACGATTGATTGAAACCCTTGATTAGTAGTACTTTCTTTTTCTAGAATAGCTGTTTTTCCTATTCCAGCACGAGAAGTAAATAAAACAGTTCCTATCGGTAATATTTTAGCTGAACTTTTTTTAAGTCCTAACTTTGTAATTTTTCTTTCACTACTATTTAAGTATGATGTCTCACCAATTTCTGTTGGTGAAAACCAGTTTATATCCCCGTTCCAGTATTTTTCAACTTGAGTACTAGGAGTTCCACCCCCTACAATATCAGCAACTTCCCCTAATTTTGTATATTTCCAATCTAAGTTTTTTAAAAAACTTTTAAATCTTAATCTCGGTATCAATTTTTCTTTATTCATTAGCTGTCACCACCAATTGATCGGCCATTTCTTTAAAGCTGGCTTCAAGGTCTTTGTATTCAACTTCTAAGTCATCTAAAGTATCTTTATATCTTTCATTGAGTTCTTTTAAGGTATCTAACTCTTCTTTCAACGGCACCTCAATTAAACGAGTCATATTTTCTACTAAGTCACCAAACCATTTTTTATACACTAGTTGATCAATCTCTTGATCCGTTAGGTCCAAAATACGGTTTTGCAGTTTCTCATCGAGTGCTTGTGTTTTCTCTCGTCTAGTTCGAGTAATTTCTGTACGTTTAGATAAGAGGTCTAGTACTCTTTGAACTAATTGATATTCCTCAGTATTTTCTTCATAGTTCTTAATTTCTTTGCGAATGTTTCCAACAGTAAATGAATTCTTGCTTTCGTTTAATGATTCACCAAGAATTTCATTCTCAACAGAATCTTCCACTTGGGCTGATTCAACTAGCTCATCAAGTGCTGATTCAACTTCACCAATTTCTGCTTCAATTTCTTCAATCAGTTTCGCCTCTTCTGCATAGAGTTTGTTGCGAATTAATTCAGTTGGTACTAGCGTTCCAACCCAACCTTCTTGTTCTTCACGTTTGTTTTTACCCGTTCCTTTAGTCACGATATTTGGTTCTCTTGAGCGACCTAGTTCATAGAAGTCACCTGCTGATATTTTTTCTACATCTTCTGTCAGATAATTTTCCCATAGTTCAGCGACTAACTGATAACCATCATAAACATTTAAATGCTTAAAGTTGGTAAGTATCTCTTTAATTTCTGCTAACATTTCGTCCATTAATGGACGAACCTCTGCTGGGTCATCTACTTGCCTTATGATTGGCCAGTAATGGTTGATATAAGCATTAATTCGCTCAGTCATTTCCGTTGCTTTTTCTTTCATTTCTTTACTATTTAAAACACTTTCAGTTAGTTCATCTATTTCTTGATTTAACTCATAGTAATTTGGTCGAATCTCTTCTAAAGCATTTCTTAAAATAGTCGGTGCAATTTCGTTTAGTACATGAAGGTTTACTATGTTTTCTTTTGGAATTCCACCGTATAAATGTGCATCCACATCATGCGGTATTTCTTCATCTGGTTGCACTACATAGCGTGGGATATTTAGATTGTACTCATTCTCAAGGATTTCTTCTCTTGAGACATTATAACTATATCCATCTATTGTTTCCCTTGAAGTGTACGTATCTACAATCTTTGCGATGTCTTTTTCTTCTAAGACATTTTGTTTTCCTACTTTAATAAAGTTTTTTGATGCATCAATCATTAAAACAGGTTCATCTAGTGCTCGATTTTTCTTTAAGATCATAACGGTTACTGGAATACCTGTATTGGTAAACAAGCTTGATGGCATGCCAATAATCGTATCAATGTAATTTTTCTCTAATAGGCGCTGACGGATTGCTCCTTCTGCACCTCCACGGAATAATACACCATGTGGTAAAACAATCGCCATCGTTCCTTCTTGCCCTAAGTGGAAAAGTCCATGAAGTAAGAAAGCGAAATCTCCTCGACTTGGTGGTGGAAGTACTCCAGCAACTTCAAAACGCGGATCACTCACTGTTAAGTCAAAACGATTCCACCCTTTTACAGAATATGGTGGATTCATGACTACTGCGTCGAATTGAACTCCCTCATTTGGTCGTTCTGGATCTTCTGGCCAATCCTCAGCCAAGGTATCCCCATTTTTAATCATCATTTTTTCAGGACGAACTCCATGAAGCAGTAAGTTCATTCGTGTTAAGTTATAAGTTGCGGTATTTTTTTCCTGTCCATAGTAGGAAAGATTTCTCTGTTCATGTGTATCTAAATGTTTAGCAACTGTTAAAAGTAAGGATCCAGAACCAACTGTTGGATCATAAATCGAGCGAACATCTGAAGATTTAGCAACGATTCGAGCCATTACCTCACTTACTTGCTTTGGCGTATAGAATTCTCCAGCTTTCGCACCAGATTCCATCGCAAACTGTCCAATTAGATATTCATAAGCATCACCTAAGATATCGCCTTTTTGTAAGGCAACCATGTTTAAGTCCGCAAATAGTAGAATTAAACTCTGAATATTTCGACTACGTTCATTTAAATTACTTCCTAAAGCTGTATCGGTCAAATCGATTGTTGAGCTAGAAAATAAGCCTTTAAAATCATCTGCGCCTTCTTCTATAACAATAGTACGCTCAAAGTTATGTAGACTGTCTGTTACCTTCTGTACTTCAAATTCTCCATTATTTATATCCATTAACCAAGTTTGATATAAGTATTCTGGTAATACATAATAACCAAGTAAACTTTGAATCGTATTATTTAATGCATCACCATAAGCATCATGAGCTTCTTTATAGGCCT
This genomic interval from Jeotgalibaca porci contains the following:
- a CDS encoding type I restriction-modification system subunit M, which codes for MITSEEIKSRLWDGANELRGSMDASRYKDYMLGLMFYKFLSDKTLNTFKESSQLGNDISERELVKAYKEAHDAYGDALNNTIQSLLGYYVLPEYLYQTWLMDINNGEFEVQKVTDSLHNFERTIVIEEGADDFKGLFSSSTIDLTDTALGSNLNERSRNIQSLILLFADLNMVALQKGDILGDAYEYLIGQFAMESGAKAGEFYTPKQVSEVMARIVAKSSDVRSIYDPTVGSGSLLLTVAKHLDTHEQRNLSYYGQEKNTATYNLTRMNLLLHGVRPEKMMIKNGDTLAEDWPEDPERPNEGVQFDAVVMNPPYSVKGWNRFDLTVSDPRFEVAGVLPPPSRGDFAFLLHGLFHLGQEGTMAIVLPHGVLFRGGAEGAIRQRLLEKNYIDTIIGMPSSLFTNTGIPVTVMILKKNRALDEPVLMIDASKNFIKVGKQNVLEEKDIAKIVDTYTSRETIDGYSYNVSREEILENEYNLNIPRYVVQPDEEIPHDVDAHLYGGIPKENIVNLHVLNEIAPTILRNALEEIRPNYYELNQEIDELTESVLNSKEMKEKATEMTERINAYINHYWPIIRQVDDPAEVRPLMDEMLAEIKEILTNFKHLNVYDGYQLVAELWENYLTEDVEKISAGDFYELGRSREPNIVTKGTGKNKREEQEGWVGTLVPTELIRNKLYAEEAKLIEEIEAEIGEVESALDELVESAQVEDSVENEILGESLNESKNSFTVGNIRKEIKNYEENTEEYQLVQRVLDLLSKRTEITRTRREKTQALDEKLQNRILDLTDQEIDQLVYKKWFGDLVENMTRLIEVPLKEELDTLKELNERYKDTLDDLEVEYKDLEASFKEMADQLVVTANE
- a CDS encoding restriction endonuclease subunit S, which gives rise to MNKEKLIPRLRFKSFLKNLDWKYTKLGEVADIVGGGTPSTQVEKYWNGDINWFSPTEIGETSYLNSSERKITKLGLKKSSAKILPIGTVLFTSRAGIGKTAILEKESTTNQGFQSIVPKKNILNSYFIYSRSEEIKNYAEIVGAGSTFVEVSGKQLEKMMLLIPELKEQQKIGSFFEKIDKMIQLQQSKVNKVKNIKAAYLSEMFPKEGEKYPKRRFEGFQGVWRKIRLEQVLNQSGSGGTPRTTREDYYGGDIPFLGISDITNSNGYIFNTEKTITVNGLNNSAAWIVPKESISLAMYASVGKVAILKIKSATSQAFYNMVIKTQPTRDYIFQYLVKMEEENMWDRIISTGTQANLNAEKVRNLIIPIPIDIDEQEKIGSFFKNLDNQIYIEEEKLTKLEKLKQAYLNDMFV
- a CDS encoding type I restriction endonuclease subunit R, with product MQQKTSSEQVFQDRFIRELEKYKWRAPDHLDGNKQRVTVNHLIENWRHELNRMNADQLEGVPLSDAEFEQVLAKVKQIDNSFEAAKLLAMEGSTGKIDGIYRDDHPGITRQQITLTIFKKSQVRGGDSSYQIAREVESENGNRFDVVLLINGLPLINIEQKRTDKSLDEAFGQFKRYYRDGEFVNNFMAFSQMMVIMSEVATRYFATPKSINDFNKSFVFQWADADNNPINDWQKVIERFLMIPMAHQLVGDYLIIDEAEDEENRRHMIMRPYQVYALQAVERAALGWGEDGIRHGGYVWHTTGSGKTITSFKTALFLSTRGGFDKVVFLVDRRSLDAATSANFKAYAAYESVTVDDTTHTYHLRKKLLSKQRGIIVTTTFKLDSLVKDLKENENYSLADKKIVFIIDEAHRTTMGKMMVNIKSYFKKNGLFYGFTGTPLFDENKSTGMINVHSEVIDTTEKLFGPELHSYTIDQAIRDGNVLGFHVDYINTGEFEDYSSLREDLADKILNNKPELGERAIERELLSKSNAEIEQMAIKEQLLSYHDETHIPRVVEEILSNWESQSQEKFFNAILTVAYKDRVIAYHNEFKKALAKMGYDLNVAMTFSFGNENDPDGISPDVISEMFKDYGKFTGIEFRVEDGDSYFKDLVVRSTRGGSGRNPRNIDLIIVADQLLTGYDSRYVNTLYVDRSLELQGLIQAYSRTNRVQGPMKEFGTIINYKYPAITEEQVNSALTLYGSGGTSSLAIVEHYEVAVHKFKEAVEWMEEVLPDPTNWADLETNKEHLDNFIESFTHANQQLNTVQQYYEYEWNDTEFGINEHQWMKYIGAYKNLKPEEDDTVILPVQPLVGRAKLSGTQVIDADHILGLIGDRVSHQDGIQTVDTETLRIIHQQIQELSDMGEDDQAKLLKEFVDTELVTGNLSSNSRFDDLFEEWKENKAQREINEFAKDWGLDADLLAESVKEYSLNKKEVIPYIEDLQRSINYIEAREPEGSPLIHTMELIQTLPEYMVEIKKKYE